One genomic segment of Pseudomonadota bacterium includes these proteins:
- a CDS encoding type II toxin-antitoxin system VapB family antitoxin produces the protein MATNLSIDAKLIEKAFAVSGERTKKAAVTRALEEFIARCQQKSIRELFGKLEWDSSYDYKRGRNRP, from the coding sequence ATGGCGACGAACCTGTCGATTGACGCCAAGCTCATCGAAAAAGCGTTTGCGGTGAGTGGGGAGCGCACCAAGAAGGCCGCAGTGACCCGAGCGCTGGAAGAATTCATCGCGCGTTGCCAGCAGAAGAGCATTCGGGAATTGTTCGGCAAACTCGAATGGGATTCTTCGTACGACTACAAGCGTGGGCGCAACCGCCCTTGA
- the dnaQ gene encoding DNA polymerase III subunit epsilon, whose protein sequence is MRQIVLDVETTGLDASAGHRIIEIGCIEIFNRRPSGQKFHRYLNPERDIDAGALAVHGIELARLQQAPKFAEVAADLLTFISGAELIIHNAPFDVGFLDAEFARLPGEARKIAALCKVLDTLALARSLHPGQRNGLDALCKRYSVDNSKRELHGALLDAGILVDVYLAMTGGQSALALAPAAQRSASAAVATAGVVKVATGIALAAPAASTEEMERHEAMLDLIHKASGGKAVWRAPDTETRQ, encoded by the coding sequence ATGCGCCAAATCGTTCTCGACGTTGAAACCACGGGCCTCGATGCCAGCGCCGGTCATCGCATCATCGAAATCGGCTGCATCGAAATCTTCAACCGCCGTCCGTCGGGACAGAAGTTTCATCGTTACCTGAATCCGGAACGCGACATCGATGCCGGCGCGCTTGCCGTGCACGGCATCGAGCTCGCGCGTCTGCAGCAGGCGCCGAAGTTCGCCGAGGTGGCGGCGGATTTGCTGACGTTTATTTCGGGCGCGGAACTGATCATTCACAACGCGCCGTTCGACGTCGGGTTTCTCGATGCGGAGTTCGCGCGGTTGCCGGGCGAGGCAAGAAAGATCGCGGCGCTGTGCAAGGTGCTCGATACGCTGGCGCTGGCGCGCAGCCTGCATCCGGGGCAGCGCAACGGGCTAGATGCGTTGTGCAAACGATATAGCGTCGACAACTCCAAGCGCGAGTTGCACGGGGCGTTGCTCGACGCGGGCATTCTTGTTGACGTGTATCTGGCGATGACCGGCGGGCAGAGTGCGTTGGCGCTTGCGCCAGCAGCGCAGCGCAGCGCGTCGGCTGCGGTTGCGACGGCGGGGGTTGTGAAGGTCGCCACGGGAATCGCGCTGGCCGCGCCCGCTGCGAGCACGGAAGAAATGGAACGCCACGAGGCCATGCTCGACCTGATTCACAAGGCGAGCGGTGGCAAGGCGGTGTGGCGTGCGCCCGATACCGAGACGCGTCAGTGA
- a CDS encoding ATP-binding protein has protein sequence MLARPLHLQALRRLLRQYPVVGLVGPRQIGKSTLARVLAGPRAAARYFDLEDPDDSSRLADTMLVLRRLKGLVVVDEVQRQPALFESLRVLADRRPLPARFLVLGSAAPALLRQSSESLAGRIAYYELAGLSIHEIGAANLDRLWLRGGFPVSFLASSDKVSFDWRKDLVRTYLERDLPALGLRFSAVTMERFWSMIAHFHGQIWNASEFGRSLGVADTTIRGYLDTLAGAFVVTILRPWHENLGKRQVKSPRIYISDSGLLHTLLDIRDGIGLERHPKSGASWEGFILHQVVTHLRADRRECYFWRTTNGAELDLLIVRGQRRVGFEIKRTTAPLFTSSMRSALADLKLDRLFIIHAGEHAFDVAPGVRAVPASQLQSIKATGF, from the coding sequence ATGCTGGCTCGCCCCCTCCATTTGCAGGCATTACGCAGGTTGCTGCGCCAATACCCGGTGGTGGGCCTGGTCGGCCCACGTCAGATCGGCAAGAGCACGCTGGCGCGCGTGCTGGCCGGACCACGAGCAGCGGCGCGCTACTTCGATCTCGAAGACCCGGACGATTCGAGTCGTCTGGCGGATACCATGCTGGTGTTGCGGCGGCTCAAGGGGCTTGTTGTCGTCGACGAAGTTCAGCGCCAGCCAGCCTTATTCGAGAGCCTGAGAGTACTTGCTGATAGACGGCCGTTGCCGGCGCGATTCCTGGTGCTGGGCAGTGCTGCGCCCGCGTTGTTGCGGCAGAGCTCCGAAAGTCTCGCTGGCCGCATCGCGTACTATGAGCTGGCAGGTCTTTCCATCCATGAGATCGGAGCGGCAAACCTCGATCGCCTGTGGTTACGCGGCGGATTCCCGGTGTCTTTTCTCGCATCATCGGACAAGGTCAGCTTCGACTGGCGAAAGGACCTTGTGCGCACGTATCTGGAGCGCGACCTGCCAGCGCTGGGACTGCGGTTCTCTGCTGTCACGATGGAGCGGTTCTGGAGCATGATTGCGCATTTCCACGGCCAGATTTGGAATGCCTCGGAATTCGGCCGATCGCTCGGGGTCGCCGATACAACAATCCGTGGATATCTGGACACCCTCGCTGGCGCTTTCGTCGTCACGATTCTCCGCCCCTGGCATGAAAACCTCGGCAAGCGACAGGTCAAGTCGCCGCGCATCTACATTTCCGATTCCGGCCTGCTGCACACGCTTCTAGATATCCGCGATGGCATCGGTCTCGAGCGTCATCCCAAGTCCGGGGCATCCTGGGAGGGATTTATCCTTCATCAGGTGGTTACACACCTTCGCGCCGATCGGCGCGAATGCTACTTCTGGCGTACTACGAACGGCGCTGAACTCGACCTGTTGATCGTTCGCGGTCAAAGACGCGTCGGCTTCGAAATCAAGCGTACAACAGCGCCCTTGTTTACTTCATCCATGCGATCTGCACTTGCGGATCTGAAGCTCGACCGGCTTTTTATTATTCACGCCGGGGAGCATGCGTTCGACGTCGCTCCAGGCGTCCGTGCCGTGCCGGCGTCGCAGTTGCAGTCCATCAAAGCAACAGGATTCTGA
- a CDS encoding DUF4143 domain-containing protein, which produces MDLLLVRRLRPWSGNVGKRLVRAPKLYIRDSGLAHALLDIETQEDLLGHPIAGPSWEGFAIENLIAAAGDRRTPYFYRTADGAEIDLLFERGGKVEIAIEIKRSTAPTLAKGFHSACAALRPKEAFLVHGGSESWEESEGVTAIGLSALLRRFAKANNGNGK; this is translated from the coding sequence GTGGACCTGCTGCTCGTGCGCCGCCTGCGGCCCTGGAGTGGCAATGTTGGCAAGCGCCTGGTGCGCGCTCCGAAGCTCTACATCCGCGATAGCGGACTCGCGCACGCACTGCTCGACATCGAAACGCAGGAAGATTTGCTGGGCCATCCGATCGCTGGTCCCAGCTGGGAAGGATTCGCTATCGAAAATCTCATCGCGGCCGCCGGTGACCGACGCACGCCTTATTTCTATCGCACCGCAGACGGCGCGGAGATCGATTTGCTGTTCGAGCGCGGCGGAAAGGTCGAGATCGCAATCGAGATCAAGCGCTCGACGGCGCCAACCCTGGCGAAAGGTTTTCATTCCGCCTGTGCCGCTCTGCGGCCAAAGGAAGCGTTTCTCGTCCATGGCGGTAGCGAGTCGTGGGAGGAGTCGGAAGGCGTTACGGCGATCGGGCTCAGCGCGTTACTGCGGCGATTCGCAAAGGCGAATAACGGCAACGGCAAGTAG
- the pgi gene encoding glucose-6-phosphate isomerase — MAHDNLTAAWRALQARATETRAVTLRALRDADPVRGTRFSREAAGLYLDFSRQRVDDDGLHLLASLADAAGLRERIEAMWRGDAINTTEGRAVLHTALRIPGVSADGPGGADIAREVLAERERMLAFAERVRSGAVLGSTGAAFSTVINIGIGGSDLGPAMAVEALHPFTQNAPRVRFVSNVDGSDLANALEGADPARTLFIVASKTFSTQETLANARTARAWLAGKLGEAAVPSHFAAVSTNAQAMDAFGINPNYRFMMWDWVGGRYSMWSSIGVSIAIAIGRAGFLDLLAGAHEMDEHFRSAPWERNLPVLMGLLGVWNINFLELPTLAVLPYDGRLKRFPAYLQQLDMESNGKSVALNGTAVAHSTAPIVWGEAGNNAQHSFFQMLHQGTLRAALDLLLPAQSSAENPAQAELAIGNCLAQAEAFAFGYSIEQATAELAAKKLPLERVELLARHKVHAGNRPVSIVAFERLDPKTLGRLVAMYEHKILTQSVVWGINAFDQWGVELGKKMCEEVLPLVRNPESAAARPMLKPLLIRLQSWKK; from the coding sequence ATGGCCCATGACAATCTGACCGCCGCGTGGCGCGCCCTGCAGGCCCGCGCCACCGAGACCCGTGCCGTGACCCTGCGCGCGCTGCGCGACGCGGATCCCGTGCGCGGCACCCGCTTCTCCCGCGAAGCCGCCGGGCTGTATCTCGATTTCTCCCGCCAGCGCGTGGATGACGACGGGCTGCACCTGCTTGCGAGCCTGGCCGATGCCGCCGGATTGCGGGAGCGCATCGAGGCCATGTGGCGCGGCGATGCGATCAACACCACCGAAGGGCGCGCGGTATTGCACACCGCGTTGCGGATTCCCGGCGTCTCCGCCGATGGCCCGGGCGGCGCGGACATCGCGCGCGAAGTGCTGGCCGAACGCGAACGCATGCTGGCCTTCGCCGAGCGTGTCCGCAGCGGCGCGGTGCTTGGATCAACCGGCGCGGCTTTCAGCACGGTGATCAATATCGGCATTGGGGGCTCGGATCTCGGGCCCGCGATGGCGGTCGAAGCGCTGCATCCATTCACGCAGAACGCGCCGCGCGTGCGTTTCGTGTCGAACGTCGACGGCAGCGATCTTGCCAACGCACTCGAAGGCGCGGATCCGGCGCGCACGCTGTTCATCGTTGCGTCCAAAACCTTCAGCACGCAGGAAACGCTCGCCAATGCGCGCACTGCCCGCGCGTGGCTCGCCGGGAAGCTCGGTGAGGCGGCCGTGCCGTCGCACTTCGCCGCGGTCTCGACCAATGCACAGGCCATGGACGCATTCGGCATCAATCCAAACTACCGTTTCATGATGTGGGACTGGGTTGGCGGACGTTATTCGATGTGGTCTTCGATCGGCGTGTCGATCGCCATCGCCATCGGCCGCGCGGGTTTCCTCGACCTGCTGGCTGGCGCGCATGAGATGGACGAACATTTCCGCAGCGCGCCGTGGGAACGGAACCTGCCGGTGCTCATGGGTTTGTTAGGCGTGTGGAATATCAACTTCCTCGAGCTGCCGACGCTCGCGGTGTTGCCCTATGACGGGCGCCTCAAGCGGTTCCCGGCCTACTTGCAGCAGCTCGACATGGAGAGCAACGGCAAATCGGTCGCGTTGAACGGAACGGCGGTCGCGCATTCGACCGCACCCATCGTGTGGGGCGAGGCTGGCAACAACGCGCAACATTCGTTTTTCCAGATGTTGCATCAGGGCACGCTGCGCGCCGCGCTCGATCTGCTGCTGCCCGCGCAGTCTTCGGCGGAAAATCCGGCGCAGGCCGAGCTTGCGATCGGGAATTGCCTCGCCCAAGCCGAAGCGTTCGCGTTTGGTTATTCGATCGAACAGGCCACTGCGGAGCTCGCCGCGAAAAAACTTCCGTTGGAGCGCGTCGAACTTCTTGCCAGACACAAGGTCCATGCCGGCAACCGCCCCGTGAGCATTGTCGCGTTCGAGCGACTGGATCCGAAGACGCTGGGTAGGTTGGTCGCAATGTACGAACACAAGATTCTCACGCAAAGCGTCGTGTGGGGGATAAATGCCTTCGACCAATGGGGCGTGGAGCTCGGCAAGAAAATGTGTGAAGAAGTGTTGCCGCTGGTGCGCAACCCTGAGAGCGCCGCGGCGCGTCCCATGCTCAAGCCCCTGTTGATCCGCCTGCAGAGCTGGAAGAAATGA
- a CDS encoding DegT/DnrJ/EryC1/StrS family aminotransferase — MKVPLLDLKPQYRALKPELDAALLRVAESQYFILGPEVKALEAATAAYSGCKYGVGISSGTDALLIALMALGIGAGDEVITSPYTFFATAGTIARAGARPVFVDIDPDTFNISPDAIEEFLAGCEAREGALINRATGGRVRSVMPVHLYGQMADMKRVQAIARKHGLSIIEDAAQAIGSADEAGRRACSIGDIGCLSFFPTKNLGAFGDAGMCVTNDEQLAAKLMKLRVHGMEPKYYHELIGGNFRLDEIQAAVLNVKLPHLDSWSAARQRNAAYYDAAFKRANLAGKVVTPPPAPAGSRHIYNQYCIRTERRDELRGWLGKEGVGCEIYYPLPLHMQQCFAYLGHKPEDFPESLRASRETLALPIYPELEEVQLQYVIDRIESFFGA; from the coding sequence GTGAAAGTCCCCCTTCTCGATCTCAAACCTCAGTACCGCGCGCTCAAACCCGAGCTCGACGCGGCGTTGCTGCGCGTCGCTGAATCGCAGTACTTCATTCTCGGCCCCGAGGTGAAGGCGCTCGAAGCCGCGACCGCGGCGTACTCCGGTTGCAAATACGGCGTCGGTATCTCTTCCGGTACCGACGCATTGCTGATCGCGCTCATGGCGCTCGGCATCGGCGCGGGTGACGAGGTCATTACCAGCCCATACACGTTTTTCGCCACCGCTGGCACCATCGCCCGCGCCGGCGCGCGCCCGGTGTTCGTCGACATCGATCCCGACACCTTCAACATCTCGCCCGATGCGATCGAGGAATTCCTCGCGGGCTGCGAAGCGCGCGAGGGCGCGCTGATCAATCGCGCTACCGGCGGTCGTGTGCGTTCCGTCATGCCAGTGCACCTGTACGGGCAGATGGCCGACATGAAGCGTGTGCAGGCGATCGCCCGCAAGCATGGGCTCTCGATCATCGAGGACGCCGCGCAGGCCATCGGTTCCGCGGACGAAGCTGGGCGCCGCGCGTGCTCGATTGGCGATATCGGTTGCCTGTCGTTCTTTCCCACCAAGAATCTCGGCGCGTTCGGCGATGCCGGCATGTGCGTCACCAATGACGAGCAACTCGCCGCCAAGCTCATGAAGCTGCGCGTGCACGGCATGGAGCCGAAGTACTACCACGAGCTCATCGGCGGCAACTTCCGGCTCGACGAGATCCAGGCCGCCGTGCTCAACGTGAAGCTGCCGCATCTGGATAGCTGGAGCGCTGCGCGCCAGCGCAATGCCGCTTACTACGACGCCGCCTTCAAGCGCGCCAATCTCGCTGGCAAAGTCGTCACGCCGCCGCCGGCGCCGGCCGGTTCGCGACACATTTACAACCAGTACTGCATCCGCACGGAGCGCCGCGATGAACTGCGCGGCTGGCTCGGTAAAGAGGGTGTGGGCTGCGAGATCTACTATCCATTGCCGCTGCACATGCAGCAGTGTTTCGCCTACCTCGGGCACAAACCCGAGGACTTTCCGGAGTCGTTGCGAGCATCTCGGGAGACGCTGGCGTTGCCCATCTATCCGGAACTCGAAGAGGTCCAGCTTCAGTACGTGATCGACCGCATCGAGAGTTTTTTCGGTGCTTAG
- a CDS encoding DUF2191 domain-containing protein: MKVTLDLAADLLRQAKARARIEGTNVRALVERGLRLALDENRARRKFKLRDASVGGNGMHPDAAGRSWRELLARCYGFTPR, translated from the coding sequence ATGAAAGTGACCTTGGATTTAGCAGCCGATCTGCTTCGACAAGCGAAAGCACGTGCTCGCATTGAGGGCACCAACGTTCGCGCGCTCGTCGAACGCGGCCTGCGCCTCGCGCTGGATGAAAATCGTGCGCGCCGCAAATTCAAACTCCGCGATGCATCGGTCGGTGGAAATGGCATGCACCCGGATGCCGCAGGCCGCTCGTGGCGTGAACTGCTCGCGCGTTGCTACGGATTCACGCCTCGCTGA
- a CDS encoding methyltransferase domain-containing protein — protein MLQAESELMVEALDDVFGWELLQLGTWGTREGLLTGCRTRRHAVIAHDRTGCADADIAARLSQLPIANGAVDAVILPHTLEFETDPYAVVREADRVLAGEGQLIALGFRPWSLWGFRSRAISRGYPPGLKRMLGAGRLADWLELLGYDVTLTRNYLFTPPWGSTAPRSGVPSALLRRGWIKPWPAGAYLIKARKRIYTLTPIRPKMRERTQGIGGLVKPTTPRESS, from the coding sequence GTGTTACAGGCCGAATCCGAACTCATGGTCGAGGCGTTGGACGATGTTTTCGGCTGGGAGTTGCTGCAGCTTGGAACCTGGGGCACTCGCGAAGGATTGTTGACCGGTTGTCGTACCCGGCGACACGCCGTTATCGCGCACGATCGCACGGGTTGCGCCGATGCCGACATCGCGGCGCGGCTCTCACAATTGCCGATCGCCAACGGCGCGGTCGACGCGGTCATCCTGCCGCACACGCTCGAATTCGAAACCGATCCCTATGCGGTGGTGCGCGAAGCGGATCGCGTGCTCGCCGGCGAAGGTCAATTGATCGCGCTCGGATTTCGTCCGTGGAGCCTGTGGGGATTCCGCAGCCGCGCAATCAGCCGCGGTTATCCGCCCGGGCTCAAGCGAATGCTCGGCGCGGGTCGGCTGGCCGACTGGCTCGAGCTGCTCGGCTACGACGTGACCCTGACGCGCAACTATCTATTCACGCCGCCGTGGGGCAGTACCGCGCCGCGCTCCGGAGTGCCGTCGGCACTGCTGCGGCGGGGCTGGATCAAACCCTGGCCCGCGGGCGCGTACCTCATCAAGGCGCGCAAGCGCATTTACACGCTCACGCCGATCCGGCCGAAGATGCGGGAGCGGACGCAGGGCATCGGCGGCCTGGTCAAACCCACCACGCCGCGCGAGAGCTCCTGA
- a CDS encoding enoyl-ACP reductase gives MGFMNGKRALIVGVASDRSIAWGIAQAMHAQGAELAFTYVNEKFKERVAPLAESLGSKLVLPLDVTNDAEIESTFAAIKQAWGSLDIVVHAVAYAPREALAGGFVESTSREAFRVAHDVSSYSLTALARAAKPLMAGRAGAIVTLSYLGAVKSIPSYNVMGLAKASLEANVRFLAADLGAHNIRVNGISAGPIKTLAAAGIAGFRKMLGRVADVAPLRRNVTLEDVGNAAAFLCSDLANGITGEILYVDGGFSTVGMSFPVEAEG, from the coding sequence ATGGGGTTCATGAACGGAAAACGCGCGCTGATCGTAGGCGTAGCGTCCGATCGTTCCATCGCCTGGGGTATCGCGCAGGCGATGCACGCGCAGGGCGCGGAACTCGCGTTCACCTATGTCAACGAGAAGTTCAAGGAGCGCGTCGCGCCCCTCGCCGAGTCGCTGGGCTCGAAACTCGTGCTGCCGCTCGACGTCACCAACGACGCCGAGATCGAATCCACCTTCGCCGCCATCAAACAAGCCTGGGGTTCGCTCGACATCGTCGTGCATGCGGTCGCCTACGCCCCGCGGGAGGCGCTGGCCGGCGGCTTCGTCGAAAGCACCTCGCGCGAGGCCTTCCGGGTCGCGCACGATGTCTCGAGCTACAGCCTCACCGCTCTCGCACGCGCCGCCAAGCCGCTCATGGCAGGCCGCGCTGGCGCCATCGTGACGCTGTCGTACCTCGGCGCCGTGAAATCGATCCCGAGCTACAACGTCATGGGCCTCGCCAAAGCCAGCCTCGAGGCCAACGTGCGGTTTCTCGCCGCGGACCTGGGTGCGCACAACATCCGCGTCAACGGCATCTCCGCCGGCCCCATCAAGACGCTCGCGGCTGCGGGTATCGCCGGATTCCGCAAGATGCTGGGCCGCGTGGCCGATGTCGCGCCACTGCGGCGCAACGTCACGCTCGAAGACGTGGGCAACGCTGCGGCGTTCCTGTGCTCCGATCTGGCCAACGGAATCACCGGGGAGATTCTCTATGTCGATGGTGGGTTCTCCACGGTCGGAATGAGTTTTCCCGTGGAGGCTGAGGGCTGA
- a CDS encoding NAD-dependent epimerase — MKILLTGAAGFIGFHTARKLLARGDEVLGLDNLNDYYDPTLKRARLAILEREPKFRFVKMDLADRGGMKSLFAKEKFPRVIHLAAQAGVRYSLENPHAYIDSNVTGTLNVLEGCRYNGAEHLVFASTSSVYGLNSHMPFSVHRGVDHPLSLYASTKRANELMAHNYAALFKLPVTGLRFFTVYGPWGRPDMALFLFTRNILEGKPIDVFNNGHHKRDFTFVDDIAEGVVRACDRIAAPNKEWNSDSPDPATSSAPFRIYNIGNNAPVDLSRYIEVLEDCLGKKAIKNMLPLQPGDVADTFADVEDLVRDVGYKPATPVEVGIRRFVDWYLEYYKTQAPQPARVTNLG; from the coding sequence GTGAAAATCCTGCTGACCGGCGCCGCCGGATTCATCGGCTTCCACACGGCCCGCAAGTTGCTGGCGCGTGGCGATGAGGTGCTCGGACTCGACAACCTCAACGATTACTACGATCCCACGCTCAAGCGTGCGCGTCTGGCAATACTCGAACGCGAGCCCAAATTCCGCTTCGTGAAGATGGACCTCGCCGATCGCGGCGGCATGAAGTCGCTGTTCGCGAAGGAAAAATTCCCGCGGGTCATTCATCTGGCGGCACAGGCTGGCGTGCGTTATTCGCTCGAGAATCCGCACGCCTACATCGACAGCAACGTCACCGGCACGTTGAACGTGCTCGAGGGCTGCCGGTACAACGGCGCCGAACACCTGGTGTTCGCGTCGACGAGCTCGGTGTATGGCCTCAACTCGCACATGCCGTTTTCGGTGCATCGCGGCGTGGATCATCCGCTCTCGCTGTACGCGTCGACCAAACGGGCCAATGAGCTCATGGCGCACAACTATGCCGCGCTGTTCAAACTACCTGTCACCGGATTGAGATTCTTCACGGTCTACGGTCCGTGGGGCCGGCCCGACATGGCGCTGTTCCTGTTCACCCGGAACATTCTCGAAGGCAAACCCATCGACGTGTTCAACAACGGTCACCACAAACGCGACTTCACTTTCGTCGACGATATCGCCGAGGGCGTGGTGCGCGCCTGCGACCGCATCGCCGCGCCTAACAAGGAGTGGAACAGCGACAGCCCGGATCCGGCCACCAGTAGCGCACCGTTCCGTATCTACAACATCGGCAACAACGCGCCGGTGGATCTGTCCCGCTACATCGAAGTGCTCGAAGACTGCCTCGGCAAGAAGGCCATCAAGAACATGCTGCCGCTGCAGCCGGGCGACGTCGCGGATACGTTCGCCGACGTCGAAGACCTGGTGCGCGATGTGGGTTACAAGCCGGCGACGCCGGTCGAAGTCGGCATCCGCAGGTTCGTCGACTGGTACCTCGAGTACTACAAGACGCAGGCGCCGCAGCCTGCACGGGTGACGAATCTGGGCTAG
- a CDS encoding LysM peptidoglycan-binding domain-containing protein, giving the protein MTVGLTDRRTWASLFLIAAALSGCATPPIDSSTGSLPPVVVAAPESASQPTVSGPSLPASARRTPAKAASTAAPALVDLTAATAPIETNDAAIEAEEALAVEGGAADGTHTLAGLTPEQYPDVFDRIRAGFKIDDVESPRIDQQLAFYANNPDYLERVFGRAVPYMHHIVKEIESRGMPLELALLPVVESAFEPYAQSWVRANGLWQFMPGTGERFGLKQDWWYDGRRDVVASTRAALDYLQYMHDEFFDDWLLAIAAYNCGEFRVQREVNANRAAGKPVDFFSLHLPAETRAYVPKLLAMRRLVANPEDYGIAFSPIPNEPYFVKVDTGGQLDLTLAAELAGITLDEVYELNPGFHRWATDPAGPHFLLLPRDTADAFRRNLELLSPDERVRVSLHTVKKGESVATIAKKYKTQTIVVRDMNNLGTEPLVVGTELRVPTAVVNLPPKVMLAAARVDGSGGRSGRPAVHVVRSGDSLWRIAKRHRMNVATLARMNGMGTGDTLRAGQKLVLNRSAPPKTTGSRSVSSGTSREVSYKVRSGDTLSRIAQVFGVTVSELVNWNGISKQATLRPGQKLTINVRRR; this is encoded by the coding sequence TTGACTGTCGGATTAACGGACCGGCGCACATGGGCGTCACTGTTTCTTATTGCCGCGGCCCTCTCGGGCTGCGCCACGCCGCCTATCGACAGCTCGACTGGCAGTCTGCCGCCGGTCGTCGTAGCCGCACCTGAGTCTGCCAGTCAGCCGACGGTCTCCGGCCCCAGCCTGCCTGCCTCCGCCAGGCGCACGCCTGCCAAGGCGGCCAGCACTGCGGCCCCTGCCCTCGTCGACCTGACCGCTGCCACGGCGCCGATCGAGACGAATGACGCCGCGATCGAAGCCGAGGAAGCTCTGGCAGTAGAAGGCGGCGCAGCCGATGGCACTCATACCCTCGCTGGCCTCACGCCCGAACAATATCCCGACGTATTCGACCGCATCCGCGCGGGCTTCAAGATCGACGACGTCGAGTCGCCGCGCATTGACCAGCAGCTGGCGTTCTACGCCAACAACCCGGATTACCTCGAACGGGTGTTCGGCCGTGCCGTGCCGTACATGCACCACATCGTCAAGGAAATCGAGTCGCGCGGCATGCCGCTCGAGCTCGCGTTGCTGCCGGTCGTGGAAAGCGCCTTCGAGCCCTATGCCCAGTCGTGGGTGCGCGCCAACGGCCTGTGGCAGTTCATGCCCGGCACCGGCGAACGGTTCGGTCTCAAGCAGGACTGGTGGTACGACGGCCGCCGCGACGTCGTGGCTTCCACGCGCGCCGCGCTCGATTACCTGCAGTACATGCACGATGAATTCTTCGACGACTGGCTGCTGGCCATCGCCGCGTACAACTGCGGCGAATTCCGCGTGCAGCGCGAGGTGAACGCGAACCGCGCTGCCGGCAAGCCGGTCGATTTCTTCAGCCTGCATCTGCCCGCCGAAACGCGCGCCTATGTGCCCAAGCTGCTCGCGATGCGCCGCCTGGTCGCGAACCCGGAGGATTACGGCATCGCGTTCAGCCCGATTCCGAACGAGCCGTACTTCGTGAAAGTGGACACGGGCGGGCAGCTCGATCTCACGCTCGCCGCCGAGCTCGCGGGCATCACGCTCGACGAAGTGTACGAACTGAACCCCGGCTTCCATCGCTGGGCCACCGATCCGGCCGGCCCGCACTTCCTGCTGCTGCCGCGCGACACCGCCGACGCGTTCCGCCGCAACCTCGAACTACTGAGCCCCGACGAACGCGTGCGCGTCTCGCTGCACACCGTCAAGAAGGGCGAGTCGGTTGCCACGATCGCGAAGAAGTACAAGACGCAGACCATTGTCGTGCGCGACATGAACAACCTCGGCACCGAGCCACTCGTGGTCGGCACCGAGCTGCGCGTGCCGACCGCCGTGGTCAATCTGCCGCCCAAGGTCATGCTGGCCGCCGCTCGCGTCGATGGCTCTGGCGGCCGCTCCGGCCGCCCTGCCGTGCACGTGGTGCGCAGTGGCGATTCGCTGTGGCGTATCGCCAAGCGCCATCGCATGAACGTCGCGACGCTCGCCCGCATGAATGGCATGGGCACGGGCGACACGCTGCGGGCCGGACAGAAACTGGTTCTCAACCGCAGCGCGCCGCCCAAGACGACTGGCAGTCGTTCGGTGTCCTCGGGCACCTCGCGTGAAGTCAGCTACAAGGTGCGCAGCGGCGACACGTTGTCGCGCATTGCACAGGTGTTTGGCGTCACGGTGTCCGAACTGGTCAACTGGAACGGCATCAGCAAACAGGCGACGCTGCGTCCCGGCCAGAAGCTCACGATCAACGTCCGCCGCCGCTGA
- a CDS encoding AAA family ATPase, which translates to MLSRRLQPIIEATLERLPGLVLLGPRQVGKTTLAHKIAARRGKAGAIYLDLERPLDMRRLHDADAFLRAQAGKLVVIDEITTGRDPVHRSAGGPAARAPPAALEWQCWQAPGARSEALHPR; encoded by the coding sequence ATGCTTTCCCGCCGCCTCCAGCCCATCATCGAAGCCACCCTGGAGCGCCTGCCCGGCTTGGTACTGCTCGGCCCACGCCAGGTAGGCAAGACCACGCTCGCGCACAAAATCGCCGCGCGCCGGGGCAAAGCAGGGGCCATCTATCTCGATCTCGAGCGACCGCTCGACATGCGCCGCCTGCACGACGCCGATGCATTCCTGCGCGCCCAGGCCGGCAAGCTCGTGGTGATCGATGAAATCACCACCGGCCGTGACCCGGTACATCGATCTGCTGGTGGACCTGCTGCTCGTGCGCCGCCTGCGGCCCTGGAGTGGCAATGTTGGCAAGCGCCTGGTGCGCGCTCCGAAGCTCTACATCCGCGATAG